The following are encoded in a window of Deinococcus carri genomic DNA:
- a CDS encoding LysR family transcriptional regulator, which translates to MTDRLPPAPAQAPSLAQLRALIAVVDAGGFGEAAAELGVSQSSLSEAVARLEALAGRPLLRRTPAGTFATEAGLRTLGHARAAVQAAADALLAAQEEGALAGTLRVASFRSTATHLLPPALAAFRARHPGVTVILLDAESCGGGPEAVRAGRVDAGLIVADEAPDLRLTPLVQDDYLFAAPSARGTHPVTLADLAAQPLILPPLRDSCHRRVRGYLTARGVPLTHIMEVEQDSVTLSMVGHGLGVTIMPRLALLPLPPGLVVLPLPEPLTRPLALAVLPQRAALPLLRAFTGAVLETLGKMGTPNGTGEVQEPAAPLLRTTSN; encoded by the coding sequence ATGACCGACCGACTCCCGCCCGCCCCGGCCCAGGCCCCCTCGCTGGCGCAGCTCCGGGCGCTGATCGCGGTCGTGGATGCGGGGGGCTTCGGGGAGGCAGCGGCGGAACTGGGTGTTTCGCAGTCCTCGCTGAGTGAGGCGGTCGCGCGGCTGGAGGCGCTGGCGGGCCGCCCGCTGCTGCGGCGCACACCCGCCGGAACCTTCGCCACCGAGGCAGGGCTGCGGACCCTGGGCCACGCCCGCGCCGCCGTCCAGGCCGCCGCCGACGCCCTGCTGGCCGCGCAGGAGGAGGGCGCGCTGGCGGGCACGCTGCGCGTGGCGTCTTTCCGGTCCACCGCCACCCACCTGCTGCCGCCCGCACTGGCCGCCTTCCGGGCGAGGCATCCGGGCGTGACCGTGATCCTGCTGGACGCCGAAAGCTGCGGCGGCGGGCCAGAAGCCGTCCGGGCGGGCCGGGTGGATGCCGGCCTGATCGTGGCCGACGAGGCCCCCGACCTGCGGCTGACCCCCCTGGTGCAAGACGACTACCTGTTCGCCGCCCCCAGCGCACGTGGCACCCACCCCGTCACGCTCGCGGACCTGGCGGCCCAGCCCCTGATCCTGCCGCCGCTGCGCGACTCCTGTCACCGGCGGGTGCGCGGCTACCTCACGGCGCGCGGCGTGCCGCTCACCCACATCATGGAAGTCGAGCAGGACAGCGTGACCCTCTCGATGGTGGGCCACGGCCTGGGCGTGACTATCATGCCGCGGCTGGCGCTGCTGCCCCTGCCGCCCGGTCTGGTCGTCCTGCCCCTGCCCGAACCCCTCACCCGGCCCCTCGCGCTCGCCGTGCTGCCGCAGCGGGCTGCCCTCCCCCTGCTGCGTGCCTTTACCGGGGCCGTGCTGGAGACGCTCGGAAAGATGGGAACGCCGAACGGGACCGGGGAGGTGCAGGAACCGGCCGCCCCTCTGCTGCGCACCACTTCGAACTGA
- a CDS encoding LysM peptidoglycan-binding domain-containing protein has protein sequence MPRRTALLALLLCVLLPGALAAPQTVTVKKGDTLYGIARRSGVSVERIKALNRLKNNTIRPGQTLRMSGPVPASLAPVAARPGGKTAAAGFSTYTVRAGDTLGHIARRAGVSVAALRAANGLSGNLIRVGQRLRVPPRGTVTAQGSAPVPRAPAPRPTTEVRVIYGYVRVGPRETLEGLARTYRTTPDGLARLNGLSRVQRRLYPGQRLLVPRRMPVPIPPQPRRAPLTVQQVRALNIPVHVLRVDLRWRNVLVAPVLPRSGLGVGVGATVGSLARTSGARAVVNGSYFHPRSYVPAGDLVMQGRLLSWGRIPAALAITPDNRAAIMPSTTPLLGLPLEASWHGMETVIATGPRILNGGAVVRQYASAFRDPALFGRAARSAVGLQSNRDLVFVTTHAKLTTTEMGKVMAQLGVRDALLLDGGSSAGLAWNGQAVVNSVRKVAYGIGVFTGYTGRRYAR, from the coding sequence ATGCCCCGCCGCACCGCCCTGCTGGCCCTTCTGCTCTGTGTCCTGCTTCCCGGTGCGCTCGCCGCCCCCCAGACCGTGACGGTCAAGAAGGGCGATACCCTCTACGGCATCGCCCGGCGCAGCGGCGTCAGCGTGGAGCGGATCAAGGCCCTCAACCGCCTGAAGAACAACACTATCCGGCCCGGCCAGACCCTGCGGATGAGCGGCCCGGTGCCCGCTTCCCTGGCCCCGGTCGCGGCACGGCCGGGTGGGAAAACCGCTGCTGCGGGGTTCAGCACCTACACCGTCCGCGCGGGCGACACCCTGGGCCACATCGCGCGGCGGGCCGGGGTCAGCGTGGCGGCCCTGCGCGCGGCGAACGGGCTGAGCGGCAACCTGATCCGGGTCGGCCAGCGGCTGCGGGTGCCCCCGCGCGGCACGGTGACGGCGCAGGGAAGCGCCCCTGTGCCCCGCGCCCCGGCCCCCCGGCCCACCACCGAGGTGCGGGTGATCTACGGGTACGTGCGGGTCGGGCCGCGCGAGACGCTGGAGGGGCTGGCGCGCACCTACCGCACCACCCCCGACGGGCTGGCCCGCCTCAACGGCCTGAGCCGCGTGCAGCGGCGGCTCTATCCCGGCCAGCGGCTGCTGGTGCCCCGGCGCATGCCGGTGCCCATTCCGCCCCAGCCCCGGCGGGCACCCCTCACCGTGCAGCAGGTGCGGGCGCTGAACATTCCCGTTCACGTGCTGCGGGTGGACCTGCGCTGGCGCAACGTGCTGGTCGCGCCCGTGCTGCCCCGCTCGGGCCTGGGGGTGGGCGTGGGGGCCACGGTGGGCAGCCTCGCGCGGACGAGCGGCGCGCGGGCGGTCGTGAACGGCAGTTACTTTCACCCGCGCTCCTACGTGCCCGCCGGCGACCTGGTGATGCAGGGCCGCCTGCTCTCCTGGGGCCGTATTCCCGCCGCGCTGGCCATCACGCCCGACAACCGGGCGGCCATCATGCCCAGCACCACGCCGCTGCTGGGCCTCCCGCTGGAGGCGTCCTGGCACGGCATGGAAACCGTGATTGCCACCGGCCCACGCATCCTCAACGGCGGGGCGGTGGTCCGGCAGTACGCCAGCGCCTTCCGCGACCCGGCCCTCTTCGGGCGGGCGGCCCGCAGCGCTGTCGGGCTGCAAAGCAACCGCGACCTGGTGTTCGTGACCACCCACGCCAAACTCACCACCACCGAGATGGGCAAGGTGATGGCCCAGCTCGGCGTGCGCGACGCCCTGCTCCTCGACGGCGGCAGCAGCGCGGGCCTGGCCTGGAACGGTCAGGCCGTGGTGAACAGCGTCCGCAAGGTGGCATACGGCATCGGGGTGTTCACGGGGTACACCGGGCGGCGGTACGCGAGGTAG
- a CDS encoding NUDIX hydrolase, with amino-acid sequence MSHLSRTLPIKRAAHVYLVRDQELLLVEERMDDGSIFYGLPGGKANPGESLADAAVRQVRVETGLTVTDLRFVSLLEGEMLTGTRNECYANFGRFTATFHGELDPTDPEVVGVKWVPFAQVESLIRYGPPPEVEERNPLIWVPTRDFLRGEARTYYPI; translated from the coding sequence ATGAGCCACCTGTCGCGCACCCTGCCCATCAAGCGCGCCGCACACGTCTACCTCGTCCGCGACCAGGAACTGCTGCTCGTCGAGGAACGCATGGACGACGGCAGCATCTTCTACGGCCTGCCGGGCGGCAAGGCCAACCCCGGCGAGAGCCTCGCGGACGCCGCCGTGCGTCAGGTCCGGGTCGAGACGGGCCTGACCGTGACCGACCTGCGCTTCGTCAGCCTGCTCGAGGGCGAGATGCTGACCGGCACCCGCAACGAGTGTTACGCCAACTTCGGGCGCTTCACGGCCACCTTCCACGGCGAACTCGACCCCACCGACCCCGAGGTGGTGGGCGTGAAGTGGGTGCCCTTCGCCCAGGTCGAGAGCCTCATCCGCTACGGCCCGCCCCCAGAGGTCGAGGAACGCAACCCCCTGATCTGGGTGCCCACCCGCGACTTCCTGCGCGGCGAGGCCCGGACCTACTACCCCATCTAG
- a CDS encoding ABC transporter permease — translation MTLAPDSRPSPTAARIALTASAVAAAGLLLFPLATLGRGFDADAVLLHLSGGVFNLTANPDAPLPPTGTVLALGWATLALLVASIVGAVRRANWFWITGLLAFVTAVAAVWVLGSGLSAETARIAADTTLRPGAKRQLRNFYAQGGMNLGLFLPIVAGLITAGAGLSARPAWWERLNRLRGLLVPAVAIGLAVLVGAVVVLIVQPAVNTSGTPFSLWGGWLAKSDLVYFVYSTLFAPVTALNPFLDSLKLATPLIFTGLSVAFAFRTGLFNVGAPGQLTLGAIAAMLVGVYGPASLGWGLLPLSVIAAGLGGALWGAIPGLLKARFGSSEVINTIMLNYVASAIFIFMIGSDTFPFLGREYHLPFKAPGYEPASYDLQPGSRLPTLLGLFNVGQGGATALSIAPLVALATYFIARWALGRRARGGLIALAAALVLGLLTWRIGIPVQIAGSQLNASFLIALIGVGVFGVLMWRTAAGYALRAVGLSPRAAEYGGISVARNTILAMTIAGMFAGLAGTHYVNGGALDEYRLKGNMPVNVGFDGIAVALMGQSTPVGVVAASVLFGTIDTGGVDVQQKLNQVDRNLVTVLKALIVLFIAAGGFLSRRVTDPPPPQLVAAAGSTGPAEAGHLSPAGAAAERATPVPNVGRSSEVNAQVELDREREGSK, via the coding sequence ATGACCCTTGCTCCCGACTCCCGCCCCTCGCCGACGGCGGCCAGAATCGCGCTGACGGCGAGCGCTGTCGCGGCCGCCGGGCTGCTGCTGTTTCCGCTGGCGACGCTGGGGCGCGGCTTCGACGCGGACGCGGTGCTGCTGCACCTCAGCGGCGGCGTCTTCAACCTCACGGCCAATCCGGACGCCCCGCTGCCCCCCACCGGCACGGTGCTGGCGCTGGGGTGGGCCACGCTGGCCCTGCTGGTCGCCAGCATTGTGGGCGCGGTGCGCCGCGCGAACTGGTTCTGGATCACCGGGCTGCTGGCCTTTGTGACGGCGGTGGCGGCGGTGTGGGTGCTCGGCTCGGGCCTCAGCGCCGAGACCGCGCGGATCGCCGCCGACACCACACTGCGGCCGGGGGCCAAACGGCAGCTCCGGAACTTCTATGCCCAGGGGGGCATGAACCTGGGTCTGTTTCTACCCATCGTGGCGGGCCTGATCACGGCCGGGGCGGGGCTGAGTGCCCGCCCGGCGTGGTGGGAGCGGCTCAACCGGCTGCGCGGCCTGCTGGTGCCCGCCGTCGCCATCGGGCTGGCGGTGCTGGTGGGCGCGGTGGTCGTGCTGATCGTGCAACCCGCCGTGAATACCAGCGGCACGCCCTTCTCGCTGTGGGGCGGCTGGCTCGCCAAGAGTGACCTGGTGTACTTCGTGTACTCCACGCTGTTCGCGCCGGTCACGGCCCTGAACCCCTTTCTGGACAGTCTGAAGCTCGCCACGCCGCTGATCTTTACGGGCCTCTCGGTGGCCTTTGCCTTCCGCACCGGCCTCTTTAACGTCGGCGCGCCAGGTCAACTGACGCTGGGGGCGATTGCCGCGATGCTGGTGGGCGTGTACGGCCCGGCCAGCCTGGGCTGGGGGCTGCTGCCGCTCTCGGTGATCGCGGCGGGGCTGGGCGGCGCGCTGTGGGGCGCGATTCCCGGCCTCCTCAAGGCCCGCTTCGGCTCCAGCGAGGTCATCAACACCATCATGCTGAACTACGTCGCGTCGGCGATCTTCATCTTCATGATCGGCAGCGACACCTTCCCGTTCCTGGGGCGCGAGTACCACCTGCCCTTCAAGGCCCCCGGCTACGAACCCGCGAGCTACGACCTGCAACCCGGCTCGCGCCTGCCCACGCTGCTGGGCCTCTTCAACGTGGGGCAGGGCGGGGCCACGGCCCTGTCGATTGCGCCGCTGGTGGCGCTGGCGACGTACTTCATCGCGCGCTGGGCACTGGGTCGCCGGGCACGCGGGGGCCTGATCGCGCTGGCCGCCGCGCTGGTGTTGGGCCTGCTGACCTGGCGCATCGGAATTCCGGTGCAGATCGCGGGCAGCCAGCTCAACGCCAGCTTCCTGATCGCGCTGATAGGTGTGGGCGTGTTCGGCGTGCTGATGTGGCGCACGGCGGCCGGCTACGCGCTGCGGGCGGTGGGCCTCTCGCCCCGCGCGGCGGAATACGGCGGCATCAGCGTGGCGCGCAATACCATCCTGGCGATGACCATAGCGGGGATGTTCGCGGGGCTGGCCGGCACGCACTACGTGAACGGCGGCGCGCTGGACGAGTACCGCCTCAAGGGCAACATGCCCGTGAACGTCGGCTTCGACGGCATCGCGGTGGCGCTGATGGGCCAGAGCACGCCGGTGGGCGTGGTGGCCGCCAGCGTGCTGTTCGGAACCATCGACACCGGCGGCGTGGACGTGCAGCAGAAACTCAATCAGGTGGACCGCAACCTCGTGACGGTCCTCAAGGCGCTAATCGTGCTGTTTATCGCGGCGGGGGGCTTCCTCAGCCGCCGCGTGACCGACCCGCCGCCCCCGCAACTGGTGGCCGCCGCGGGCAGCACCGGCCCCGCCGAGGCGGGCCACCTCAGCCCCGCCGGGGCCGCTGCCGAACGCGCCACCCCCGTCCCCAACGTGGGGCGCAGCAGCGAGGTGAATGCCCAGGTCGAACTCGACCGGGAACGCGAAGGGAGCAAGTAA
- a CDS encoding acyl-CoA thioesterase — MTAPLAAPPQSRSDLRVRYAETDAMGVAHHANYPVWFEVGRGELMHQLGLPYAEVEARGYYLMLSGLNVEYRRAARYDDHLTLVTRVSSVRSRTLTFTYELWRGEPGAEGELLATGETRHIATDKTYRPARLPEDVLTLLTAGAAEG; from the coding sequence GTGACCGCGCCGCTGGCCGCCCCCCCCCAAAGCCGCAGCGACCTGCGCGTGCGCTACGCCGAGACGGACGCGATGGGGGTGGCGCACCACGCGAACTACCCGGTCTGGTTCGAGGTGGGGCGCGGCGAGCTGATGCACCAGCTGGGCCTCCCCTACGCCGAGGTCGAGGCGCGCGGCTACTACCTGATGCTGTCGGGCCTGAACGTGGAATACCGCCGCGCTGCCCGCTACGACGACCACCTCACCCTCGTGACGCGCGTCTCCAGCGTCCGCTCGCGCACCCTCACCTTCACCTACGAACTGTGGCGGGGGGAGCCGGGCGCGGAGGGGGAACTGCTGGCGACCGGTGAGACACGCCACATCGCCACCGACAAGACCTACCGCCCGGCCCGCCTGCCTGAAGACGTGCTGACGCTGCTGACAGCCGGAGCCGCTGAGGGCTGA
- a CDS encoding ribosome-binding factor A, giving the protein MKPAQVESQITRVLSEAIAGLRDPRVPLIVTVERVSVTPDYGLARVYVSAMGADMPALLDALTHARGHLQREISAHVRMRRTPTLEFRSADERGML; this is encoded by the coding sequence TTGAAGCCCGCGCAGGTGGAGTCACAGATCACGCGCGTCCTGAGTGAGGCCATTGCGGGCCTGCGTGACCCCCGCGTGCCGCTGATTGTCACGGTCGAGCGGGTCAGTGTGACCCCCGACTACGGCCTGGCCCGCGTGTACGTGAGCGCGATGGGGGCGGATATGCCCGCGCTGCTCGACGCCCTGACGCACGCGCGCGGGCACCTGCAACGCGAAATCTCGGCCCATGTGCGGATGCGCCGCACGCCGACGCTGGAGTTCCGCTCGGCCGACGAACGGGGGATGCTGTGA
- the lepB gene encoding signal peptidase I: MKGRLRRLWHEWGFPVVLALLITQFGATAVRVDGASMMPTLRNGEWLVVPKVEGWAHRAGLGDYRRGDVVVFKPPRAAAEWTREYRGFSLPWAYRPYLVKRVVALPGDRVHMNRGELYVNGQRVDQRWTLPFWKTLCPDRDSVLANSVAASPVQTEQPEITVPAEHYFVMGDNRSPGGSLDSRVFGPVGVGDIAGRALASMWPLAVPERATPPCDGQAHPERRVTFGGKTRWNPRLLPPPDELNTLP; encoded by the coding sequence GTGAAGGGCAGGCTGCGCCGGCTCTGGCACGAGTGGGGTTTCCCGGTGGTTCTCGCGCTGCTGATCACGCAGTTTGGAGCGACGGCGGTCAGGGTGGACGGGGCCAGCATGATGCCCACGCTGCGAAACGGTGAGTGGCTGGTGGTGCCCAAAGTGGAGGGCTGGGCACACCGGGCAGGCCTCGGCGATTACCGGCGGGGAGACGTGGTGGTGTTCAAGCCGCCGCGCGCCGCGGCCGAGTGGACGCGCGAGTACCGGGGCTTTTCCCTGCCCTGGGCCTACCGTCCCTACCTCGTCAAACGGGTCGTGGCGCTGCCGGGCGACCGCGTGCATATGAACCGGGGCGAACTGTACGTCAACGGGCAGCGGGTAGACCAGCGCTGGACCCTCCCCTTCTGGAAGACGCTGTGCCCAGACCGCGACAGCGTGCTGGCCAACAGTGTGGCCGCATCACCCGTTCAGACGGAGCAACCGGAAATTACCGTCCCCGCCGAACACTACTTCGTGATGGGCGACAACCGCAGCCCCGGCGGCAGCCTGGACAGCCGGGTCTTCGGCCCGGTCGGTGTGGGGGACATCGCGGGGCGGGCGCTGGCGAGCATGTGGCCGCTGGCCGTGCCCGAGCGGGCCACGCCCCCCTGCGACGGGCAGGCGCACCCGGAGCGGCGCGTCACCTTCGGCGGCAAGACACGCTGGAATCCCCGGCTGCTCCCGCCGCCCGACGAGCTGAACACCCTGCCCTGA
- a CDS encoding ABC transporter permease produces MEGLFAQLVTTAFLATFIRSVVPLLLTALGGLFSERSGVVNIALDGLIIFGALAGAIVTYTLDPVLGALAPWVGWLAGALVGGLIAWVHAVVSIKYRADQVISGTAINLLATGVPSVILTALYGTSTESPKVPHGLPLWGAGELRFSPPVYFAFLLVAVTWYVLYRTPYGLRLRATGEHPGAAASMGVNVRRMRYSGVILSGLLAGTAGVFLSIGNLDSYVRNISAGLGFISLAALIFGQWKPLGVLGATLLFGFLQALAITLGGTDLLPPTLVTALPYLITIIALIFTGRSAAPRALGKPFEG; encoded by the coding sequence ATGGAAGGCCTGTTCGCCCAACTCGTGACCACCGCCTTCCTGGCGACCTTTATTCGCAGCGTGGTGCCGCTGCTGCTCACGGCGCTGGGTGGCTTATTTAGCGAGCGCAGCGGCGTGGTGAACATCGCGCTGGACGGCCTGATCATCTTCGGGGCGCTGGCGGGGGCCATCGTGACCTACACGCTTGACCCGGTGCTGGGCGCGCTGGCCCCCTGGGTGGGCTGGCTGGCGGGGGCGCTGGTCGGCGGCCTGATCGCCTGGGTTCACGCGGTGGTCAGCATCAAGTACCGCGCCGATCAGGTAATCAGCGGTACGGCGATCAACCTGCTGGCGACCGGGGTGCCGTCGGTGATTCTGACCGCGCTGTACGGCACCAGCACCGAGAGTCCCAAGGTGCCGCACGGCCTGCCGCTGTGGGGTGCCGGGGAACTGCGCTTCAGCCCGCCGGTGTACTTCGCGTTCCTGCTGGTGGCGGTCACGTGGTACGTGCTGTACCGCACCCCCTACGGGCTGAGGCTGCGCGCGACCGGCGAGCATCCCGGCGCGGCGGCCAGCATGGGCGTGAACGTGCGGCGCATGCGCTACAGCGGCGTGATCCTGTCGGGGCTGCTGGCGGGCACGGCGGGCGTGTTCCTGAGCATCGGGAACCTCGACTCCTACGTGCGCAACATCAGCGCGGGCCTGGGCTTCATCTCGCTGGCGGCGCTGATCTTCGGGCAGTGGAAACCGCTGGGCGTGCTGGGCGCGACCCTGCTGTTCGGCTTTCTCCAGGCCCTCGCCATCACGCTGGGCGGCACCGACCTGCTGCCCCCCACCCTGGTCACGGCGCTGCCGTACCTGATCACCATCATCGCCCTGATCTTCACGGGCCGCAGCGCCGCGCCGCGCGCCCTCGGGAAACCCTTCGAGGGCTGA
- a CDS encoding M1 family metallopeptidase — MPRLLLLLGTALAVSLPALAQPSASAGTTATLGDPIFPGLGQAGLDVRHYDVALTVAEPGTARLSGVVTLTLTATRPLAEVRLDFLGPDVTAAHWNGQPVPFRPEAEAQKLVVVPPAPLRPGQEARLTVEYQGTAGAIFDPDFSPALRLGWQAVPAAADQPGSNFAFSEPNGTHAFLPSNDHPSDKATFTTRVTVPVGYTAAASGVEGPVVEGNGTRTFVFTQAQPIPTYALAVQVNRFERVVSPAVPVGVNGSPVARRDYSPAGTLDSTRTPYAHTDEMLRVLADWFGPYPFGAYGVAVVAPPLPALETATLSTMPPTTSERTAVHELAHQWFGDDVSPATWADVWLNEGFATYAELLWTETQGGDGQAVAARWHATLAQGGTRPLVATQAGQLFDRSAYRRGALALHALRAAVGDAAFRAFLHAYTARFSGRSLGTADLLAFARTQVGEAGAAALRTWVEAPELPPLPVLAR, encoded by the coding sequence ATGCCGAGGCTGCTGCTGCTCCTGGGAACCGCCCTGGCCGTCTCGCTGCCGGCCCTCGCGCAGCCGTCCGCCTCCGCCGGGACCACGGCGACGCTGGGGGACCCCATCTTCCCCGGTCTGGGACAGGCGGGGCTGGACGTGCGGCACTACGACGTGGCGCTGACGGTGGCCGAACCGGGGACCGCGCGACTGAGCGGCGTAGTGACGCTCACGCTGACCGCGACGCGCCCACTGGCCGAGGTGCGGCTGGACTTTCTGGGGCCGGACGTGACCGCCGCGCACTGGAACGGGCAGCCGGTGCCCTTCCGGCCAGAGGCGGAGGCGCAGAAGCTGGTGGTGGTGCCGCCCGCGCCGCTGCGGCCGGGACAGGAAGCCCGCCTGACGGTGGAGTACCAGGGAACGGCGGGGGCCATCTTCGACCCGGACTTCAGCCCGGCCCTGCGCCTGGGCTGGCAGGCGGTCCCGGCAGCGGCGGACCAGCCCGGATCGAACTTCGCCTTCAGCGAGCCGAACGGCACCCACGCCTTCCTGCCGTCGAACGACCACCCCAGCGACAAGGCCACCTTCACCACGCGCGTGACCGTCCCAGTGGGGTACACGGCGGCGGCGAGCGGGGTCGAGGGGCCGGTGGTGGAGGGCAACGGCACCCGCACCTTCGTCTTCACGCAGGCGCAGCCCATCCCGACCTATGCCCTGGCCGTTCAGGTGAACCGCTTCGAGCGGGTGGTGTCCCCGGCCGTCCCGGTGGGGGTGAACGGCTCGCCGGTGGCGCGGCGTGACTATTCCCCGGCAGGGACGCTGGACAGCACGCGCACCCCCTATGCCCACACCGACGAGATGCTCCGCGTGCTGGCGGACTGGTTCGGCCCGTACCCGTTCGGGGCTTACGGCGTGGCGGTGGTCGCGCCCCCGCTGCCCGCGCTGGAAACGGCGACGCTCTCCACCATGCCGCCCACGACCAGCGAGCGCACCGCCGTTCACGAACTCGCGCACCAGTGGTTCGGGGACGACGTGTCACCCGCGACCTGGGCCGACGTGTGGCTGAATGAGGGCTTCGCCACCTACGCGGAACTGCTGTGGACCGAGACGCAGGGCGGGGACGGGCAGGCGGTGGCCGCACGCTGGCACGCCACGCTGGCGCAGGGGGGCACCCGCCCGCTGGTCGCCACCCAGGCCGGGCAACTGTTCGACCGCAGCGCCTACCGCCGGGGTGCTCTGGCCCTGCACGCCCTGCGCGCGGCGGTCGGGGACGCGGCCTTCCGGGCCTTTCTGCACGCCTACACAGCCCGCTTTTCGGGCCGGAGCCTGGGCACGGCGGACCTGCTGGCCTTTGCCCGAACCCAGGTGGGCGAGGCGGGGGCGGCGGCGCTACGGACCTGGGTGGAAGCGCCGGAGTTGCCGCCCCTGCCGGTGCTGGCACGCTGA
- a CDS encoding PadR family transcriptional regulator, with protein MDVNLFKGNLDLILLSVLEREEGYGLEITKRVEALTEGHITLNAGSLYPALHRLERAGHLAATLATPGRGGPPIKTYHLTEAGRAELRRRREGYAAFDRALRSLW; from the coding sequence ATGGACGTGAACCTGTTCAAGGGCAACCTGGACCTGATCCTGCTGAGCGTGCTGGAGCGGGAGGAAGGCTACGGGCTGGAGATCACCAAACGGGTAGAAGCGCTGACGGAGGGGCACATCACGCTGAACGCGGGGAGCCTCTACCCCGCGCTGCACCGGCTGGAAAGGGCAGGCCACCTCGCGGCGACGCTGGCCACGCCGGGCCGGGGCGGACCGCCCATCAAGACCTATCACCTGACGGAAGCGGGCCGGGCAGAACTGCGCCGCCGCCGCGAGGGATACGCCGCTTTTGACCGCGCGCTGCGGAGCCTGTGGTGA
- a CDS encoding sensor histidine kinase: MMDVMSAPSPPRREGPLADLLSARTYRTALYVGLALPLGGLVTGLLVGGALAGVLTLPLLVGAALLLGTLWLVPGLADVQRWLARLLGLRFSRVTPPPVYAGVLPWLRATLADGATYRALMFHLLQLPLAVVCWLVLGTLLGTSLLALAAPWWATQPTLFPVTWQGARVSLSGPGAAGLALAGAGGLLVTAGVLNLLGRVWAWLAYALLSAPVDEGGARREVAALRRAAGRVALGDDLDATLADLAGQARAASTARAVALTAPDGTLRATSGPDHPALHGPGAMPPAGGADVRYAAGGVTLATLPVVAGGADGGSLRALYAPGTQPGPEELAFLLSIADHAGTALHAAELIRRASERAEEQERARLARELHDSVAQALYGITLGAKTARATLGRDPDRTRASLDYTIRLAEGGVSEMKALLFSLRPDALEEGGLVAALTQNAHALEARHGLTVHTDLGREPHLSPAAQAAAYRVAQEALHNVVKHARASQVWLNVREAEGAVTLEVRDDGRGFDPAALSGGTLGQRSMRERAQGAGGTLEVQSEPGGGTTVTLTLPAVAEEAGA, from the coding sequence ATGATGGACGTGATGAGCGCCCCCTCTCCACCACGCCGCGAAGGACCGCTGGCCGACCTGCTCTCGGCACGCACCTACCGCACGGCGCTGTACGTGGGGCTGGCGCTGCCGCTGGGCGGGCTGGTCACGGGGCTGCTGGTGGGCGGGGCGCTGGCGGGCGTACTGACGCTGCCGCTGCTGGTGGGCGCGGCCCTGCTGCTGGGCACGCTCTGGCTGGTGCCGGGGCTGGCGGACGTGCAGCGCTGGCTGGCGCGGCTGCTGGGCCTGCGCTTCTCGCGGGTGACGCCGCCGCCGGTCTACGCGGGCGTGCTGCCCTGGCTGCGCGCGACCCTGGCCGACGGCGCGACGTACCGCGCCCTGATGTTCCACCTGCTGCAACTGCCGCTGGCGGTGGTGTGCTGGCTGGTCCTGGGCACGCTGCTGGGCACGTCGCTGCTGGCCCTGGCCGCGCCCTGGTGGGCCACCCAGCCCACCCTCTTTCCGGTGACGTGGCAGGGGGCCAGGGTCAGCCTGAGCGGGCCGGGCGCGGCGGGGCTGGCCCTGGCAGGCGCGGGCGGACTGCTGGTCACGGCGGGGGTGCTGAACCTGCTGGGCCGGGTGTGGGCCTGGCTGGCCTACGCACTGCTGTCGGCCCCCGTGGACGAGGGCGGCGCGCGGCGGGAGGTCGCGGCGCTGCGCCGGGCGGCCGGCCGGGTGGCGCTGGGGGACGACCTGGACGCGACCCTCGCGGACCTCGCGGGTCAGGCACGGGCGGCGAGTACCGCGCGGGCGGTGGCGCTGACGGCCCCGGACGGCACGCTGCGCGCGACGAGTGGCCCCGACCACCCGGCCCTGCATGGCCCCGGCGCAATGCCTCCCGCAGGCGGCGCGGACGTGCGGTACGCGGCGGGAGGCGTGACGCTGGCGACGCTGCCCGTCGTGGCGGGCGGCGCGGACGGGGGCAGCCTGCGCGCCCTCTACGCGCCCGGCACGCAACCGGGGCCGGAGGAACTGGCCTTTCTGCTGAGCATCGCGGACCACGCGGGCACGGCGCTCCACGCCGCCGAACTTATCCGGCGGGCCTCGGAGCGGGCCGAAGAGCAGGAGCGCGCCCGGCTGGCCCGCGAGCTGCACGACAGCGTGGCGCAGGCCCTCTACGGCATCACGCTGGGGGCCAAGACCGCGCGGGCCACGCTGGGCCGCGACCCCGACAGGACCCGCGCCAGCCTGGACTACACCATCCGGCTCGCGGAAGGCGGCGTCAGCGAGATGAAGGCCCTGCTGTTCAGCCTGCGCCCCGACGCGCTGGAGGAAGGCGGGCTGGTGGCGGCCCTCACGCAGAACGCCCACGCGCTGGAAGCCCGGCACGGTCTGACCGTCCACACCGACCTGGGGCGCGAGCCGCACCTCTCCCCCGCCGCGCAGGCCGCCGCCTACCGCGTGGCGCAGGAAGCCCTGCACAACGTGGTCAAGCACGCCCGCGCCTCACAGGTGTGGCTGAACGTGCGGGAGGCGGAGGGCGCGGTGACGCTGGAAGTCCGCGACGACGGGCGCGGCTTCGACCCGGCGGCCCTGTCCGGCGGCACGCTGGGGCAGCGTTCCATGCGCGAGCGGGCGCAGGGGGCGGGCGGGACGCTGGAGGTCCAGAGTGAGCCAGGCGGGGGAACCACCGTCACCCTCACCCTCCCGGCGGTGGCCGAGGAGGCGGGCGCGTGA